The following are from one region of the Coccinella septempunctata chromosome 7, icCocSept1.1, whole genome shotgun sequence genome:
- the LOC123317722 gene encoding 52 kDa repressor of the inhibitor of the protein kinase-like, with protein sequence MSGKFRGVQAAIREKLPLALYTHCSSHTLNLCLSDASSISSIRNCMGVIKEICAFFHASTKNTEILKSTISECFPDEKRKKLISLCETRWVERHDSVILFKEILEAIILSLHKIEESSVSSTKAFALSRAICTFPFIVNLFILSQMLSTTHSLSETLQKKNIDLSQAISNITTVLDLLSKQRSNAEQTFKPLYEQVKTIASKLFVTEELPRFCRLQTTRNNVPYTTEEEYYRRAVYVPYLDDFCEALRERFQSHKDTIITLQNILPQFCIRTDITSLEAALKLYEPDLSFNDIVRSEFKLWQEKWKQERPEVLPKTAISSLENCDKDLFPNIYILLKILAVLPVSVATVERTFSSLRRLKTYLRNTTSENRLNGLALLSIHRDITVSDEKVLDKFASVPRKLGFVL encoded by the coding sequence ATGAGTGGCAAGTTCAGAGGAGTTCAAGCTGCTATCAGAGAAAAACTACCATTGGCCCTTTATACACATTGTTCTTCGCATACACTCAACTTGTGCTTGTCAGATGCAAGTAGCATTTCCTCTATTAGAAACTGCATGGGTGTCATTAAAGAAATATGTGCATTCTTTCATGCATCAACTAAGAACACAGAGATTTTAAAATCCACGATTTCAGAGTGCTTTCCTGATGAAAAGAGAAAGAAGCTGATTTCATTGTGCGAAACGCGATGGGTGGAGAGACATGACTCAGTTATTctattcaaagaaattttaGAAGCTATCATACTCTCCCTACATAAGATAGAAGAATCTAGTGTTTCATCAACTAAAGCATTTGCTTTAAGTCGTGCCATTTGTACTTTTCCATTTATTGTTAATCTTTTCATTTTGAGCCAGATGCTGTCTACTACACACAGCTTGTCTGAGACCCTTCAGAAAAAAAACATTGACCTTAGTCAGGCTATAAGCAACATCACAACTGTTTTAGACCTACTGTCAAAACAGAGATCAAATGCCGAGCAAACGTTCAAACCATTATATGAACAGGTGAAGACAATAGCCTCCAAACTTTTTGTCACAGAGGAGCTTCCACGATTTTGTCGGCTTCAAACAACACGCAACAATGTACCTTATACCACAGAAGAAGAATATTATAGACGAGCAGTTTATGTGCCATACCTGGATGATTTTTGTGAAGCGTTAAGGGAAAGATTCCAATCTCATAAAGACACAATAATAACTTTACAAAACATTCTTCCACAATTTTGTATCAGAACAGACATCACTTCATTAGAAGCTGCATTGAAATTATATGAACCAGATTTGTCATTTAACGACATTGTGCGAAGTGAGTTTAAGCTGTGGCAAGAAAAGTGGAAACAGGAAAGACCTGAAGTTCTGCCAAAAACGGCGATTAGTTCTCTAGAAAACTGTGACAAAGATCTATTCCCCAACATTTATATCCTTCTAAAAATACTAGCTGTCCTTCCCGTGTCAGTCGCTACCGTTGAAAGGACTTTCTCTAGCCTAAGAAGACTGAAAACTTACCTAAGGAACACCACATCTGAGAATAGACTAAATGGTCTCGCATTACTCTCTATTCACAGAGACATCACAGTTAGCGACGAGAAAGTTCTTGATAAGTTTGCTAGTGTACCGAGAAAACTGGGGTTTGTTTTGTAA
- the LOC123317926 gene encoding uncharacterized protein LOC123317926 gives MEALIFCASDTMSGWSTSSSDEEEHLKITKIENFVEQTVKQYDPDTFKRHFRMKRETTNELIENFAKSEYSTNTVRGIPHISNETSVLLTMWYLANTESFRQISDRFNVSLSSAHRSLFRVIDFLISIKSR, from the exons ATGGAAGCACTTATAT TTTGTGCATCAGATACTATGTCTGGCTGGTCCACTTCATCTTCAGATGAAGAGGAACATcttaaaattacaaaaatagaaaattttgtaGAGCAAACAGTCAAGCAATACGATCCTGACACTTTTAAACGCCACTTCCGAATGAAACGAGAAACAACCAATGAACTTATTG AAAACTTTGCAAAAAGTGAGTACAGTACCAACACTGTTAGAGGGATACCTCATATATCAAATGAAACCAGTGTGCTTTTAACAATGTGGTATCTTGCAAATACAGAGAGTTTTAGGCAAATATCCGATCGGTTCAATGTCAGCTTAAGTTCAGCACATAGGTCTCTATTTCGAGTGATTGACTTTTTAATATCTATCAAAAGTAGATAA
- the LOC123317925 gene encoding trihelix transcription factor DF1-like produces the protein MESQPGCSKQHSLTLLDAETNSEYALLLNEEDYKRAQIDVAFASTLLNFAKNEELRTDEYLNKENRQELESPKSETWDYNAVLCLLSCMENNMEDMQHPKKKKNVFPNISNELLSNGFIYNATACYNKWRSLLRSYKSTKDKNNKTGRGASRFMFFEQMDNLLGDKPSISAQHTMESSEANSNLITDINTSDNMSLIENHTDVEPDLEVSSENEKSANSRTKFFRKRKRDVEIKEENKEKRHKDRINIEREKLTVEKQKVKILQEILLKLNENNKN, from the exons atggaaTCACAACCGGGCTGCTCAAAACAACATTCTCTTACATTATTGGATGCAGAAACGAATTCGGAATATGCATTATTGCTCAATGAAGAAGACTATAAAAGGGCTCAAATAG ATGTTGCCTTTGCATCTACACTATTAAACTTTGCCAAAAATGAAGAACTAAGGACTGATGAATACTTGAACAAGGAAAACAGACAGGAGCTGGAATCTCCAAAAAGTGAAACATGGGATTACAATGCTGTTCTTTGTTTGCTTAGTTGTATGGAAAATAACATGGAGGACATGCAACATcccaaaaaaaagaaaaatgtattccCAAATATTAGCAATGAACTTTTAAGCAATGGCTTCATATACAACGCTACAGCATGCTACAACAAATGGCGCAGTCTCTTAAGAAGTTACAAAAGTACCAAAgataaaaacaacaaaacagGCAGAGGTGCAAGCAGGTTTATGTTTTTTGAACAAATGGATAATTTATTAGGAGATAAACCATCCATCAGCGCCCAACATACAATGGAATCTTCAGAAGCAAATAGTAATTTAATTACAGATATTAATACAAGTGACAATATGAGTTTAATTGAAAACCATACTGATGTAGAACCTGACTTGGAAGTAAGTTCAGAGAACGAAAAAAGTGCCAACAGCCGAACAAAGTTTTTTCGGAAACGGAAGcgggatgttgaaataaaagaaGAGAATAAAGAAAAACGACACAAAGACAGAATAAATATTGAAAGAGAAAAGTTAACTGTGGAGAAACAAAAAGTGAAAATCTTACAAGAAATATTGCTGAAGctcaatgaaaataacaagAATTAA